Proteins encoded by one window of Sus scrofa isolate TJ Tabasco breed Duroc chromosome 12, Sscrofa11.1, whole genome shotgun sequence:
- the LOC110256043 gene encoding keratin-associated protein 5-1-like isoform X10 translates to MHQQWMWPGLLPSPAKRGLRAPVQRRQGLWEWTSVREEGLWARLRPRPSSRYLCDGVQRRPGLWGRKTMHQQWCGRVCSPVQQEDVGICVTECKVDQDCGEGRRCTSNGCGRVCSPVQQKEACEHQCREDRDCGSGHQCVRKGCGHVCAPVHQVDVGICVTECRVDQDCGEGRQCTSNGCGRVCSPAQQREACEHQCREDKDCGSGHQCVRKGCGHVCSPIPQVGICVTECNVDQDCGAGRRCTSNGCGRVCSPPQGGGLCVDRCRGNWDCGAGEECIRKGCGRVCSPAQEPVVGICVDQCRRHWECGPRMRCVSTGCGHICSPAQDQVEQRPGKCPVLPKGTIGLCAEFCSGDDSCPSGQKCCSNGCGHSCQTAVPDEKTFPSRLDD, encoded by the exons AGGCCTGCGAGCACCAGTGCAGAGAAGACAGGGACTGTGGGAGTGGACATCAGTGCGTGAGGAAGGGCTGTGGGCACGTCTGCGCCCCCGTCCATCAAGTCG GTATCTGTGTGACGGAGTGCAACGTAGACCAGGACTGTGGGGAAGGAAGACAATGCACCAGCAATGGTGTGGCCGTGTCTGCTCCCCAGTCCAGCAAGAAG ATGTAGGTATCTGTGTGACGGAGTGCAAGGTAGACCAGGACTGTGGGGAAGGAAGACGATGCACCAGCAATGGATGTGGCCGTGTCTGCTCCCCAGTCCAGCAAAAAG AGGCCTGCGAGCACCAGTGCAGAGAAGACAGGGACTGTGGGAGTGGACATCAGTGCGTGAGGAAGGGCTGTGGGCACGTCTGCGCCCCCGTCCATCAAGTCG ATGTAGGTATCTGTGTGACGGAGTGCCGTGTAGACCAGGACTGTGGGGAAGGAAGACAATGCACCAGCAATGGATGTGGCCGtgtctgctccccagcccagcaaagaG AGGCCTGCGAGCACCAATGCAGAGAAGACAAGGACTGTGGGAGTGGACATCAGTGCGTGAGGAAGGGCTGTGGGCACGTCTGCTCCCCCATCCCTCAAGTAG GTATCTGTGTGACGGAGTGCAATGTAGACCAGGACTGTGGGGCAGGAAGACGATGCACCAGCAATGGATGTGGCCgtgtctgctccccaccccagggaggaG GACTCTGTGTGGACCGCTGCCGAGGAAACTGGGACTGTGGGGCCGGAGAAGAATGTATCAGGAAGGGATGTGGACGGGTCTGCTCTCCAGCCCAGGAGCCAG TGGTAGGTATCTGTGTGGATCAGTGCCGAAGACACTGGGAATGTGGTCCACGGATGCGGTGTGTCTCCACTGGATGTGGCCACATCTGCTCACCAGCCCAAGACCAAG TTGAACAGAGACCCGGAAAAtgtccagtgttgccaaaaggAACGATTGGACTTTGTGCTGAATTTTGCTCTGGGGATGACTCCTGTCCCAGCGGACAGAAGTGCTGCAGCAATGGTTGTGGACACTCTTGCCAGACTGCTGTTCCAGAC GAGAAAACCTTCCCTAGCCGTTTGGATGACTGA
- the LOC110256043 gene encoding keratin-associated protein 5-1-like isoform X20, translating into MHQQWMWPGLLPSPAKRGLRAPVQRRQGLWEWTSVREEGLWARLRPRPSSRYLCDGVQRRPGLWGRKTMHQQWCGRVCSPVQQEGICVTECKVDQDCGEGRRCTSNGCGRVCSPVQQKDVGICVTECRVDQDCGEGRQCTSNGCGRVCSPAQQREACEHQCREDKDCGSGHQCVRKGCGHVCSPIPQVGICVTECNVDQDCGAGRRCTSNGCGRVCSPPQGGGLCVDRCRGNWDCGAGEECIRKGCGRVCSPAQEPVVGICVDQCRRHWECGPRMRCVSTGCGHICSPAQDQVEQRPGKCPVLPKGTIGLCAEFCSGDDSCPSGQKCCSNGCGHSCQTAVPDEKTFPSRLDD; encoded by the exons AGGCCTGCGAGCACCAGTGCAGAGAAGACAGGGACTGTGGGAGTGGACATCAGTGCGTGAGGAAGGGCTGTGGGCACGTCTGCGCCCCCGTCCATCAAGTCG GTATCTGTGTGACGGAGTGCAACGTAGACCAGGACTGTGGGGAAGGAAGACAATGCACCAGCAATGGTGTGGCCGTGTCTGCTCCCCAGTCCAGCAAGAAG GTATCTGTGTGACGGAGTGCAAGGTAGACCAGGACTGTGGGGAAGGAAGACGATGCACCAGCAATGGATGTGGCCGTGTCTGCTCCCCAGTCCAGCAAAAAG ATGTAGGTATCTGTGTGACGGAGTGCCGTGTAGACCAGGACTGTGGGGAAGGAAGACAATGCACCAGCAATGGATGTGGCCGtgtctgctccccagcccagcaaagaG AGGCCTGCGAGCACCAATGCAGAGAAGACAAGGACTGTGGGAGTGGACATCAGTGCGTGAGGAAGGGCTGTGGGCACGTCTGCTCCCCCATCCCTCAAGTAG GTATCTGTGTGACGGAGTGCAATGTAGACCAGGACTGTGGGGCAGGAAGACGATGCACCAGCAATGGATGTGGCCgtgtctgctccccaccccagggaggaG GACTCTGTGTGGACCGCTGCCGAGGAAACTGGGACTGTGGGGCCGGAGAAGAATGTATCAGGAAGGGATGTGGACGGGTCTGCTCTCCAGCCCAGGAGCCAG TGGTAGGTATCTGTGTGGATCAGTGCCGAAGACACTGGGAATGTGGTCCACGGATGCGGTGTGTCTCCACTGGATGTGGCCACATCTGCTCACCAGCCCAAGACCAAG TTGAACAGAGACCCGGAAAAtgtccagtgttgccaaaaggAACGATTGGACTTTGTGCTGAATTTTGCTCTGGGGATGACTCCTGTCCCAGCGGACAGAAGTGCTGCAGCAATGGTTGTGGACACTCTTGCCAGACTGCTGTTCCAGAC GAGAAAACCTTCCCTAGCCGTTTGGATGACTGA
- the LOC110256043 gene encoding keratin-associated protein 5-1-like isoform X12 — translation MHQQWMWPGLLPSPAKRGLRAPVQRRQGLWEWTSVREEGLWARLRPRPSSRYLCDGVQRRPGLWGRKTMHQQWCGRVCSPVQQEDVGICVTECKVDQDCGEGRRCTSNGCGRVCSPVQQKEACEHQCREDRDCGSGHQCVRKGCGHVCAPVHQVGICVTECRVDQDCGEGRQCTSNGCGRVCSPAQQREACEHQCREDKDCGSGHQCVRKGCGHVCSPIPQVGICVTECNVDQDCGAGRRCTSNGCGRVCSPPQGGGLCVDRCRGNWDCGAGEECIRKGCGRVCSPAQEPVVGICVDQCRRHWECGPRMRCVSTGCGHICSPAQDQVEQRPGKCPVLPKGTIGLCAEFCSGDDSCPSGQKCCSNGCGHSCQTAVPDEKTFPSRLDD, via the exons AGGCCTGCGAGCACCAGTGCAGAGAAGACAGGGACTGTGGGAGTGGACATCAGTGCGTGAGGAAGGGCTGTGGGCACGTCTGCGCCCCCGTCCATCAAGTCG GTATCTGTGTGACGGAGTGCAACGTAGACCAGGACTGTGGGGAAGGAAGACAATGCACCAGCAATGGTGTGGCCGTGTCTGCTCCCCAGTCCAGCAAGAAG ATGTAGGTATCTGTGTGACGGAGTGCAAGGTAGACCAGGACTGTGGGGAAGGAAGACGATGCACCAGCAATGGATGTGGCCGTGTCTGCTCCCCAGTCCAGCAAAAAG AGGCCTGCGAGCACCAGTGCAGAGAAGACAGGGACTGTGGGAGTGGACATCAGTGCGTGAGGAAGGGCTGTGGGCACGTCTGCGCCCCCGTCCATCAAGTCG GTATCTGTGTGACGGAGTGCCGTGTAGACCAGGACTGTGGGGAAGGAAGACAATGCACCAGCAATGGATGTGGCCGtgtctgctccccagcccagcaaagaG AGGCCTGCGAGCACCAATGCAGAGAAGACAAGGACTGTGGGAGTGGACATCAGTGCGTGAGGAAGGGCTGTGGGCACGTCTGCTCCCCCATCCCTCAAGTAG GTATCTGTGTGACGGAGTGCAATGTAGACCAGGACTGTGGGGCAGGAAGACGATGCACCAGCAATGGATGTGGCCgtgtctgctccccaccccagggaggaG GACTCTGTGTGGACCGCTGCCGAGGAAACTGGGACTGTGGGGCCGGAGAAGAATGTATCAGGAAGGGATGTGGACGGGTCTGCTCTCCAGCCCAGGAGCCAG TGGTAGGTATCTGTGTGGATCAGTGCCGAAGACACTGGGAATGTGGTCCACGGATGCGGTGTGTCTCCACTGGATGTGGCCACATCTGCTCACCAGCCCAAGACCAAG TTGAACAGAGACCCGGAAAAtgtccagtgttgccaaaaggAACGATTGGACTTTGTGCTGAATTTTGCTCTGGGGATGACTCCTGTCCCAGCGGACAGAAGTGCTGCAGCAATGGTTGTGGACACTCTTGCCAGACTGCTGTTCCAGAC GAGAAAACCTTCCCTAGCCGTTTGGATGACTGA
- the LOC110256043 gene encoding keratin-associated protein 5-1-like isoform X19: MHQQWMWPGLLPSPAKRGLRAPVQRRQGLWEWTSVREEGLWARLRPRPSSRYLCDGVQRRPGLWGRKTMHQQWCGRVCSPVQQEEGCEHQCREDRDCGSGHQCVRKGCGHVCAPVHQVDVGICVTECKVDQDCGEGRRCTSNGCGRVCSPVQQKEACEHQCREDRDCGSGHQCVRKGCGHVCAPVHQVGICVTECNVDQDCGAGRRCTSNGCGRVCSPPQGGGLCVDRCRGNWDCGAGEECIRKGCGRVCSPAQEPVVGICVDQCRRHWECGPRMRCVSTGCGHICSPAQDQVEQRPGKCPVLPKGTIGLCAEFCSGDDSCPSGQKCCSNGCGHSCQTAVPDEKTFPSRLDD; this comes from the exons AGGCCTGCGAGCACCAGTGCAGAGAAGACAGGGACTGTGGGAGTGGACATCAGTGCGTGAGGAAGGGCTGTGGGCACGTCTGCGCCCCCGTCCATCAAGTCG GTATCTGTGTGACGGAGTGCAACGTAGACCAGGACTGTGGGGAAGGAAGACAATGCACCAGCAATGGTGTGGCCGTGTCTGCTCCCCAGTCCAGCAAGAAG AGGGCTGCGAGCACCAGTGCAGAGAAGACAGGGACTGTGGGAGTGGACATCAGTGCGTGAGGAAGGGCTGTGGGCACGTCTGCGCCCCCGTCCATCAAGTCG ATGTAGGTATCTGTGTGACGGAGTGCAAGGTAGACCAGGACTGTGGGGAAGGAAGACGATGCACCAGCAATGGATGTGGCCGTGTCTGCTCCCCAGTCCAGCAAAAAG AGGCCTGCGAGCACCAGTGCAGAGAAGACAGGGACTGTGGGAGTGGACATCAGTGCGTGAGGAAGGGCTGTGGGCACGTCTGCGCCCCCGTCCATCAAGTCG GTATCTGTGTGACGGAGTGCAATGTAGACCAGGACTGTGGGGCAGGAAGACGATGCACCAGCAATGGATGTGGCCgtgtctgctccccaccccagggaggaG GACTCTGTGTGGACCGCTGCCGAGGAAACTGGGACTGTGGGGCCGGAGAAGAATGTATCAGGAAGGGATGTGGACGGGTCTGCTCTCCAGCCCAGGAGCCAG TGGTAGGTATCTGTGTGGATCAGTGCCGAAGACACTGGGAATGTGGTCCACGGATGCGGTGTGTCTCCACTGGATGTGGCCACATCTGCTCACCAGCCCAAGACCAAG TTGAACAGAGACCCGGAAAAtgtccagtgttgccaaaaggAACGATTGGACTTTGTGCTGAATTTTGCTCTGGGGATGACTCCTGTCCCAGCGGACAGAAGTGCTGCAGCAATGGTTGTGGACACTCTTGCCAGACTGCTGTTCCAGAC GAGAAAACCTTCCCTAGCCGTTTGGATGACTGA
- the LOC110256043 gene encoding keratin-associated protein 5-1-like isoform X18: MHQQWMWPGLLPSPAKRGLRAPVQRRQGLWEWTSVREEGLWARLRPRPSSRYLCDGVQRRPGLWGRKTMHQQWCGRVCSPVQQEDVGICVTECKVDQDCGEGRRCTSNGCGRVCSPVQQKDVGICVTECRVDQDCGEGRQCTSNGCGRVCSPAQQREACEHQCREDKDCGSGHQCVRKGCGHVCSPIPQVGICVTECNVDQDCGAGRRCTSNGCGRVCSPPQGGGLCVDRCRGNWDCGAGEECIRKGCGRVCSPAQEPVVGICVDQCRRHWECGPRMRCVSTGCGHICSPAQDQVEQRPGKCPVLPKGTIGLCAEFCSGDDSCPSGQKCCSNGCGHSCQTAVPDEKTFPSRLDD, encoded by the exons AGGCCTGCGAGCACCAGTGCAGAGAAGACAGGGACTGTGGGAGTGGACATCAGTGCGTGAGGAAGGGCTGTGGGCACGTCTGCGCCCCCGTCCATCAAGTCG GTATCTGTGTGACGGAGTGCAACGTAGACCAGGACTGTGGGGAAGGAAGACAATGCACCAGCAATGGTGTGGCCGTGTCTGCTCCCCAGTCCAGCAAGAAG ATGTAGGTATCTGTGTGACGGAGTGCAAGGTAGACCAGGACTGTGGGGAAGGAAGACGATGCACCAGCAATGGATGTGGCCGTGTCTGCTCCCCAGTCCAGCAAAAAG ATGTAGGTATCTGTGTGACGGAGTGCCGTGTAGACCAGGACTGTGGGGAAGGAAGACAATGCACCAGCAATGGATGTGGCCGtgtctgctccccagcccagcaaagaG AGGCCTGCGAGCACCAATGCAGAGAAGACAAGGACTGTGGGAGTGGACATCAGTGCGTGAGGAAGGGCTGTGGGCACGTCTGCTCCCCCATCCCTCAAGTAG GTATCTGTGTGACGGAGTGCAATGTAGACCAGGACTGTGGGGCAGGAAGACGATGCACCAGCAATGGATGTGGCCgtgtctgctccccaccccagggaggaG GACTCTGTGTGGACCGCTGCCGAGGAAACTGGGACTGTGGGGCCGGAGAAGAATGTATCAGGAAGGGATGTGGACGGGTCTGCTCTCCAGCCCAGGAGCCAG TGGTAGGTATCTGTGTGGATCAGTGCCGAAGACACTGGGAATGTGGTCCACGGATGCGGTGTGTCTCCACTGGATGTGGCCACATCTGCTCACCAGCCCAAGACCAAG TTGAACAGAGACCCGGAAAAtgtccagtgttgccaaaaggAACGATTGGACTTTGTGCTGAATTTTGCTCTGGGGATGACTCCTGTCCCAGCGGACAGAAGTGCTGCAGCAATGGTTGTGGACACTCTTGCCAGACTGCTGTTCCAGAC GAGAAAACCTTCCCTAGCCGTTTGGATGACTGA
- the LOC110256043 gene encoding keratin-associated protein 5-1-like isoform X11: protein MHQQWMWPGLLPSPAKRGLRAPVQRRQGLWEWTSVREEGLWARLRPRPSSRYLCDGVQRRPGLWGRKTMHQQWCGRVCSPVQQEGICVTECKVDQDCGEGRRCTSNGCGRVCSPVQQKEACEHQCREDRDCGSGHQCVRKGCGHVCAPVHQVDVGICVTECRVDQDCGEGRQCTSNGCGRVCSPAQQREACEHQCREDKDCGSGHQCVRKGCGHVCSPIPQVGICVTECNVDQDCGAGRRCTSNGCGRVCSPPQGGGLCVDRCRGNWDCGAGEECIRKGCGRVCSPAQEPVVGICVDQCRRHWECGPRMRCVSTGCGHICSPAQDQVEQRPGKCPVLPKGTIGLCAEFCSGDDSCPSGQKCCSNGCGHSCQTAVPDEKTFPSRLDD, encoded by the exons AGGCCTGCGAGCACCAGTGCAGAGAAGACAGGGACTGTGGGAGTGGACATCAGTGCGTGAGGAAGGGCTGTGGGCACGTCTGCGCCCCCGTCCATCAAGTCG GTATCTGTGTGACGGAGTGCAACGTAGACCAGGACTGTGGGGAAGGAAGACAATGCACCAGCAATGGTGTGGCCGTGTCTGCTCCCCAGTCCAGCAAGAAG GTATCTGTGTGACGGAGTGCAAGGTAGACCAGGACTGTGGGGAAGGAAGACGATGCACCAGCAATGGATGTGGCCGTGTCTGCTCCCCAGTCCAGCAAAAAG AGGCCTGCGAGCACCAGTGCAGAGAAGACAGGGACTGTGGGAGTGGACATCAGTGCGTGAGGAAGGGCTGTGGGCACGTCTGCGCCCCCGTCCATCAAGTCG ATGTAGGTATCTGTGTGACGGAGTGCCGTGTAGACCAGGACTGTGGGGAAGGAAGACAATGCACCAGCAATGGATGTGGCCGtgtctgctccccagcccagcaaagaG AGGCCTGCGAGCACCAATGCAGAGAAGACAAGGACTGTGGGAGTGGACATCAGTGCGTGAGGAAGGGCTGTGGGCACGTCTGCTCCCCCATCCCTCAAGTAG GTATCTGTGTGACGGAGTGCAATGTAGACCAGGACTGTGGGGCAGGAAGACGATGCACCAGCAATGGATGTGGCCgtgtctgctccccaccccagggaggaG GACTCTGTGTGGACCGCTGCCGAGGAAACTGGGACTGTGGGGCCGGAGAAGAATGTATCAGGAAGGGATGTGGACGGGTCTGCTCTCCAGCCCAGGAGCCAG TGGTAGGTATCTGTGTGGATCAGTGCCGAAGACACTGGGAATGTGGTCCACGGATGCGGTGTGTCTCCACTGGATGTGGCCACATCTGCTCACCAGCCCAAGACCAAG TTGAACAGAGACCCGGAAAAtgtccagtgttgccaaaaggAACGATTGGACTTTGTGCTGAATTTTGCTCTGGGGATGACTCCTGTCCCAGCGGACAGAAGTGCTGCAGCAATGGTTGTGGACACTCTTGCCAGACTGCTGTTCCAGAC GAGAAAACCTTCCCTAGCCGTTTGGATGACTGA
- the LOC110256043 gene encoding keratin-associated protein 10-4-like isoform X6, with translation MHQQWMWPGLLPSPAKRGLRAPVQRRQGLWEWTSVREEGLWARLRPRPSSRYLCDGVQRRPGLWGRKTMHQQWCGRVCSPVQQEEGCEHQCREDRDCGSGHQCVRKGCGHVCAPVHQVDVGICVTECKVDQDCGEGRRCTSNGCGRVCSPVQQKEACEHQCREDRDCGSGHQCVRKGCGHVCAPVHQVDVGICVTECRVDQDCGEGRQCTSNGCGRVCSPAQQREACEHQCREDKDCGSGHQCVRKGCGHVCSPIPQVGICVTECNVDQDCGAGRRCTSNGCGRVCSPPQGGGLCVDRCRGNWDCGAGEECIRKGCGRVCSPAQEPVVGICVDQCRRHWECGPRMRCVSTGCGHICSPAQDQVEQRPGKCPVLPKGTIGLCAEFCSGDDSCPSGQKCCSNGCGHSCQTAVPDEKTFPSRLDD, from the exons AGGCCTGCGAGCACCAGTGCAGAGAAGACAGGGACTGTGGGAGTGGACATCAGTGCGTGAGGAAGGGCTGTGGGCACGTCTGCGCCCCCGTCCATCAAGTCG GTATCTGTGTGACGGAGTGCAACGTAGACCAGGACTGTGGGGAAGGAAGACAATGCACCAGCAATGGTGTGGCCGTGTCTGCTCCCCAGTCCAGCAAGAAG AGGGCTGCGAGCACCAGTGCAGAGAAGACAGGGACTGTGGGAGTGGACATCAGTGCGTGAGGAAGGGCTGTGGGCACGTCTGCGCCCCCGTCCATCAAGTCG ATGTAGGTATCTGTGTGACGGAGTGCAAGGTAGACCAGGACTGTGGGGAAGGAAGACGATGCACCAGCAATGGATGTGGCCGTGTCTGCTCCCCAGTCCAGCAAAAAG AGGCCTGCGAGCACCAGTGCAGAGAAGACAGGGACTGTGGGAGTGGACATCAGTGCGTGAGGAAGGGCTGTGGGCACGTCTGCGCCCCCGTCCATCAAGTCG ATGTAGGTATCTGTGTGACGGAGTGCCGTGTAGACCAGGACTGTGGGGAAGGAAGACAATGCACCAGCAATGGATGTGGCCGtgtctgctccccagcccagcaaagaG AGGCCTGCGAGCACCAATGCAGAGAAGACAAGGACTGTGGGAGTGGACATCAGTGCGTGAGGAAGGGCTGTGGGCACGTCTGCTCCCCCATCCCTCAAGTAG GTATCTGTGTGACGGAGTGCAATGTAGACCAGGACTGTGGGGCAGGAAGACGATGCACCAGCAATGGATGTGGCCgtgtctgctccccaccccagggaggaG GACTCTGTGTGGACCGCTGCCGAGGAAACTGGGACTGTGGGGCCGGAGAAGAATGTATCAGGAAGGGATGTGGACGGGTCTGCTCTCCAGCCCAGGAGCCAG TGGTAGGTATCTGTGTGGATCAGTGCCGAAGACACTGGGAATGTGGTCCACGGATGCGGTGTGTCTCCACTGGATGTGGCCACATCTGCTCACCAGCCCAAGACCAAG TTGAACAGAGACCCGGAAAAtgtccagtgttgccaaaaggAACGATTGGACTTTGTGCTGAATTTTGCTCTGGGGATGACTCCTGTCCCAGCGGACAGAAGTGCTGCAGCAATGGTTGTGGACACTCTTGCCAGACTGCTGTTCCAGAC GAGAAAACCTTCCCTAGCCGTTTGGATGACTGA
- the LOC110256043 gene encoding keratin-associated protein 10-7-like isoform X7, which translates to MHQQWMWPGLLPSPAKRGLRAPVQRRQGLWEWTSVREEGLWARLRPRPSSRYLCDGVQRRPGLWGRKTMHQQWCGRVCSPVQQEEGCEHQCREDRDCGSGHQCVRKGCGHVCAPVHQVGICVTECKVDQDCGEGRRCTSNGCGRVCSPVQQKEACEHQCREDRDCGSGHQCVRKGCGHVCAPVHQVDVGICVTECRVDQDCGEGRQCTSNGCGRVCSPAQQREACEHQCREDKDCGSGHQCVRKGCGHVCSPIPQVGICVTECNVDQDCGAGRRCTSNGCGRVCSPPQGGGLCVDRCRGNWDCGAGEECIRKGCGRVCSPAQEPVVGICVDQCRRHWECGPRMRCVSTGCGHICSPAQDQVEQRPGKCPVLPKGTIGLCAEFCSGDDSCPSGQKCCSNGCGHSCQTAVPDEKTFPSRLDD; encoded by the exons AGGCCTGCGAGCACCAGTGCAGAGAAGACAGGGACTGTGGGAGTGGACATCAGTGCGTGAGGAAGGGCTGTGGGCACGTCTGCGCCCCCGTCCATCAAGTCG GTATCTGTGTGACGGAGTGCAACGTAGACCAGGACTGTGGGGAAGGAAGACAATGCACCAGCAATGGTGTGGCCGTGTCTGCTCCCCAGTCCAGCAAGAAG AGGGCTGCGAGCACCAGTGCAGAGAAGACAGGGACTGTGGGAGTGGACATCAGTGCGTGAGGAAGGGCTGTGGGCACGTCTGCGCCCCCGTCCATCAAGTCG GTATCTGTGTGACGGAGTGCAAGGTAGACCAGGACTGTGGGGAAGGAAGACGATGCACCAGCAATGGATGTGGCCGTGTCTGCTCCCCAGTCCAGCAAAAAG AGGCCTGCGAGCACCAGTGCAGAGAAGACAGGGACTGTGGGAGTGGACATCAGTGCGTGAGGAAGGGCTGTGGGCACGTCTGCGCCCCCGTCCATCAAGTCG ATGTAGGTATCTGTGTGACGGAGTGCCGTGTAGACCAGGACTGTGGGGAAGGAAGACAATGCACCAGCAATGGATGTGGCCGtgtctgctccccagcccagcaaagaG AGGCCTGCGAGCACCAATGCAGAGAAGACAAGGACTGTGGGAGTGGACATCAGTGCGTGAGGAAGGGCTGTGGGCACGTCTGCTCCCCCATCCCTCAAGTAG GTATCTGTGTGACGGAGTGCAATGTAGACCAGGACTGTGGGGCAGGAAGACGATGCACCAGCAATGGATGTGGCCgtgtctgctccccaccccagggaggaG GACTCTGTGTGGACCGCTGCCGAGGAAACTGGGACTGTGGGGCCGGAGAAGAATGTATCAGGAAGGGATGTGGACGGGTCTGCTCTCCAGCCCAGGAGCCAG TGGTAGGTATCTGTGTGGATCAGTGCCGAAGACACTGGGAATGTGGTCCACGGATGCGGTGTGTCTCCACTGGATGTGGCCACATCTGCTCACCAGCCCAAGACCAAG TTGAACAGAGACCCGGAAAAtgtccagtgttgccaaaaggAACGATTGGACTTTGTGCTGAATTTTGCTCTGGGGATGACTCCTGTCCCAGCGGACAGAAGTGCTGCAGCAATGGTTGTGGACACTCTTGCCAGACTGCTGTTCCAGAC GAGAAAACCTTCCCTAGCCGTTTGGATGACTGA